Proteins from a genomic interval of Candidatus Deferrimicrobium borealis:
- the trpB gene encoding tryptophan synthase subunit beta has protein sequence MSRGRGNRTPDPAGHFGPFGGRYVAETLMSALIELEKAYRDAWRDRSFHRELDRLLKSYAGRPTPLYFAERLTEKAGGARIHIKREDLAHTGSHKINNTLGQGLLARRMGKRRIIAETGAGQHGVATATVCARMGIPCEIYMGEEDIRRQSHNVFRMRLLGARVNPVASGSRTLKDAMNEALRDWVTNVRTTYYLIGSTAGPHPYPEMVRDFQSVIGREALPQFRKAEGGLPTAVVACVGGGSNAMGIFTSFLRYPRVRLYGVEAGGLGLSSGKHGATLSRGDVGVLHGSKSFLLQDANGQILEAHSISAGLDYPGVGPEHAWLKETGRAEYVSVTDAQALSGFSLLSRYEGIQPALESSHAVAFAVRLAKKMRPTETVLVNLSGRGDKDMGILMELGEDGRDGD, from the coding sequence TTGTCGAGGGGTAGGGGGAACAGGACGCCGGATCCGGCGGGCCACTTCGGCCCCTTCGGGGGGAGGTACGTCGCCGAGACGCTGATGTCCGCCCTGATCGAGCTGGAGAAGGCGTACCGGGATGCGTGGCGCGACCGGTCCTTCCATCGGGAGCTCGACCGCCTCCTGAAGAGTTACGCCGGCCGGCCGACCCCGCTGTATTTCGCGGAGCGGCTGACGGAAAAGGCGGGAGGCGCCCGGATCCACATCAAGCGGGAGGACCTCGCTCACACCGGGTCGCACAAGATCAACAACACGCTTGGGCAGGGGCTGCTGGCGCGCAGAATGGGAAAACGGCGGATCATCGCCGAGACGGGCGCCGGCCAGCATGGCGTCGCGACGGCCACCGTCTGCGCCAGGATGGGGATCCCGTGCGAGATCTACATGGGCGAGGAGGACATCCGGCGACAGTCCCACAACGTCTTCCGGATGCGCCTCCTCGGGGCCCGCGTCAACCCGGTGGCCTCGGGGAGCCGGACGTTGAAGGACGCCATGAACGAGGCGCTTCGCGACTGGGTGACGAACGTCCGGACCACCTATTACCTGATCGGATCCACGGCGGGTCCCCACCCGTACCCGGAGATGGTGCGCGATTTCCAGTCGGTAATCGGGCGGGAGGCGCTCCCCCAGTTCCGGAAGGCGGAAGGGGGGCTGCCGACCGCCGTCGTGGCGTGCGTGGGCGGGGGAAGCAACGCGATGGGGATCTTCACCTCCTTCCTGAGGTATCCCCGGGTGCGGCTCTACGGGGTTGAAGCGGGGGGTCTCGGTCTCTCGTCCGGGAAACACGGGGCCACGCTTTCCCGCGGGGATGTCGGCGTGCTCCACGGGAGCAAGTCGTTCCTCCTCCAGGACGCGAACGGGCAGATTCTCGAAGCCCACTCGATTTCCGCGGGGCTGGACTACCCCGGCGTGGGTCCGGAGCACGCGTGGTTGAAAGAGACGGGCAGGGCGGAATACGTCTCCGTGACGGACGCGCAAGCGCTCTCGGGCTTCTCCCTGCTCTCCCGGTACGAGGGGATCCAGCCGGCGCTCGAATCGTCCCACGCCGTCGCATTCGCGGTCCGCCTCGCGAAGAAGATGCGCCCGACCGAGACCGTCCTGGTGAATCTCTCAGGGCGAGGCGACAAGGACATGGGGATCCTGATGGAATTGGGGGAGGACGGCCGTGACGGCGATTGA
- the trpA gene encoding tryptophan synthase subunit alpha: MTAIDAAFRRLRASGERGLVVYLTAGDPTPAASLRYLRAAADAGADIIEVGVPFSDPTADGPTIEAASRRALSSGMNVAGSLELVRRFRGTHTTPIVLFGYCNPFYRYGWPSLCADAREAGVDGFLVVDLPFEERGEALPCIREAGLDWIPLAAPTSGMARVRAVDRAGSGFLYLISVTGVTGTRKTLPPEMAAWTRKVAKATRLPVAVGFGISSPEMAAAATRHADAAVVGSACVKIVERNGRGTRGPAELSRFVRSLKKALR, from the coding sequence GTGACGGCGATTGACGCCGCGTTCCGACGCCTCCGCGCGTCCGGAGAGAGGGGACTCGTGGTCTACCTGACCGCGGGGGACCCGACGCCGGCGGCGTCCCTCCGATACCTCCGGGCGGCGGCGGACGCCGGGGCGGATATCATCGAGGTGGGCGTTCCATTTTCGGATCCCACGGCGGATGGCCCGACGATCGAGGCAGCCTCGCGACGGGCGTTGTCGTCGGGGATGAATGTAGCGGGTTCCCTCGAGCTTGTGCGGCGATTCCGCGGCACGCACACGACGCCGATCGTGCTCTTCGGATATTGCAACCCGTTTTACCGGTACGGCTGGCCCTCCCTGTGCGCGGATGCACGCGAGGCCGGGGTCGACGGGTTCCTGGTGGTCGACCTGCCGTTCGAGGAGAGGGGAGAGGCGCTGCCATGCATCCGTGAAGCGGGGCTCGACTGGATCCCCCTGGCGGCCCCCACGAGCGGGATGGCCCGGGTCCGGGCCGTCGACCGCGCGGGCTCCGGGTTCCTGTACCTGATCTCCGTGACCGGCGTGACCGGGACGCGGAAGACCCTTCCCCCGGAGATGGCTGCGTGGACCAGAAAGGTCGCGAAGGCGACCCGGCTGCCGGTTGCCGTCGGGTTCGGCATCTCCTCCCCGGAGATGGCGGCGGCCGCCACCCGGCACGCCGACGCGGCGGTCGTCGGGAGCGCCTGCGTCAAGATCGTCGAACGGAACGGGCGCGGTACCCGTGGTCCCGCGGAACTTTCCCGGTTTGTCCGATCCCTTAAAAAGGCACTGAGGTGA
- the accD gene encoding acetyl-CoA carboxylase, carboxyltransferase subunit beta — translation MAIRLFRKKDESDKKIKIPEGMWIKCDACLEIIYKPEVERNLNVCPKCVYHFRIPARERIRAVIDEGTFVEFGEEMESVDVLNFTDTKKYVDRLKEAKKKTGRKEAVITGTGKIQGVEVALAVLDFEFQGGSMGSVVGEKIAITAEVALESRLPLIIFSASGGARMQEGTLSLMQMAKTSAALARLSDARLPFISVLTDPTTGGVAASFAMLGDVIISEPGALVGFAGPRVIEQTIQQKLPEGFQRAEFLLEHGMVDMIVERSRLKATLSMILRFLSGSGDR, via the coding sequence ATGGCGATTCGACTTTTCCGGAAAAAGGACGAAAGCGACAAGAAGATCAAGATCCCCGAGGGGATGTGGATCAAATGCGACGCCTGCCTCGAGATCATCTACAAGCCCGAGGTGGAACGGAATCTGAACGTATGCCCCAAATGCGTGTACCACTTCCGTATCCCCGCCCGGGAGCGGATCCGCGCCGTGATCGACGAGGGGACGTTCGTGGAGTTCGGCGAGGAGATGGAGTCCGTGGACGTCCTGAACTTCACGGACACGAAAAAGTACGTCGATCGCCTGAAGGAGGCGAAGAAGAAGACGGGGCGCAAGGAAGCGGTCATCACGGGTACGGGGAAGATCCAGGGGGTCGAGGTGGCCCTGGCGGTCCTCGATTTCGAGTTCCAGGGCGGCTCGATGGGAAGCGTCGTCGGTGAGAAGATCGCCATCACCGCGGAAGTCGCCCTCGAGTCCCGGCTCCCCCTCATCATCTTCAGCGCCTCCGGGGGCGCGCGCATGCAGGAGGGGACCCTCTCGCTGATGCAGATGGCCAAGACGAGCGCCGCCCTCGCGCGTCTCTCCGACGCCCGCCTGCCCTTCATCAGCGTGCTGACCGATCCCACCACCGGCGGGGTTGCGGCGAGCTTCGCGATGCTGGGGGACGTCATCATCTCCGAGCCGGGGGCGCTGGTCGGGTTCGCGGGGCCGAGGGTGATCGAGCAGACGATCCAGCAGAAACTGCCGGAGGGGTTCCAGCGCGCCGAGTTTCTCCTCGAGCACGGGATGGTGGACATGATCGTGGAGCGCAGCCGGCTCAAGGCGACGCTTTCGATGATCCTGCGCTTCCTGTCGGGTTCCGGGGATCGATGA
- a CDS encoding Mur ligase family protein: MIGRTGPSGPENVRPGLSRIVAAFSRSGHPEKAFRTLHVAGTNGKGSTASFAYDLLRRLPLGPIGLYISPHLVAPEERVRIDGGRIPPRALRDGFRNAERLSPAGDPLTWFEKMTWSASDWFRRKGVRFAVMETGLGGRWDATSACRPAVSVITTVGYDHREWLGNTLGSIAAEKAGILRRGVPLVAGRLRPAARAVVLRRARRLGCRVWELGRTFDWKERRDGSIAVTLPGLDLDRLRVGRIGGFQRDNAAVALAASWLLASGEGIAPAFFAAAAAKALPTSGWPGRWCPLPLRKNAGAWVDGGHNAEAASALAREISRVPPWGASRRLVALWSMLSDKDPSAYLRNLGRHFDGIVTYPLSHPRGAGRETLAEACAKQGIACRLAGDFPEGWRIARRWAGRGGVVLVCGSLAAAGDAYRHRVGFVP, translated from the coding sequence ATGATCGGGAGGACCGGACCATCCGGCCCGGAAAACGTCCGCCCCGGTCTGTCCCGGATCGTTGCGGCGTTTTCCCGGTCCGGGCATCCGGAGAAGGCGTTTCGTACCCTCCACGTCGCGGGCACCAACGGGAAGGGGTCTACCGCCTCTTTCGCGTACGACCTCCTGCGCCGTTTGCCGCTGGGCCCCATCGGACTCTACATCTCCCCACACCTTGTCGCGCCCGAAGAGCGGGTCCGCATCGACGGGGGAAGGATCCCCCCCCGCGCGCTTCGTGACGGTTTTCGCAATGCGGAGCGTCTCTCTCCGGCAGGGGATCCGCTGACCTGGTTCGAGAAGATGACCTGGTCCGCCTCCGACTGGTTCCGGCGGAAGGGCGTCCGGTTTGCGGTCATGGAGACGGGGCTCGGCGGACGATGGGACGCGACCAGCGCGTGCCGCCCGGCGGTGTCGGTCATCACGACCGTAGGGTACGACCACCGGGAGTGGCTCGGGAATACGCTCGGATCGATCGCCGCGGAAAAGGCGGGGATCCTTCGGAGAGGCGTCCCGCTCGTTGCCGGACGGTTACGGCCAGCCGCACGCGCCGTCGTCCTGCGGCGCGCCCGCCGGCTCGGTTGCCGCGTCTGGGAACTCGGGCGCACCTTCGACTGGAAGGAGCGTCGGGACGGGTCGATCGCGGTGACGCTCCCCGGGCTTGATCTCGATCGGCTGCGGGTGGGGAGGATCGGCGGGTTCCAGCGCGACAACGCGGCCGTTGCGCTTGCCGCCTCTTGGCTCCTCGCCTCCGGGGAGGGGATCGCTCCTGCCTTCTTCGCCGCGGCGGCAGCGAAAGCGCTTCCGACCTCGGGTTGGCCCGGCCGATGGTGCCCGCTTCCCCTCCGGAAGAACGCCGGGGCGTGGGTGGACGGCGGGCACAACGCGGAGGCGGCGTCCGCGCTGGCGCGGGAGATCTCGCGGGTTCCCCCCTGGGGCGCGAGTCGGCGGCTGGTCGCGCTGTGGAGCATGCTTTCCGACAAAGACCCCTCGGCGTACCTGCGGAATCTCGGGCGACACTTCGACGGGATCGTGACGTATCCGCTCTCGCACCCGCGCGGGGCGGGAAGGGAAACGCTCGCGGAAGCGTGCGCGAAACAGGGGATCGCCTGCCGCCTCGCGGGGGATTTCCCGGAAGGGTGGCGGATTGCACGCCGGTGGGCCGGGAGGGGAGGCGTCGTGCTCGTGTGCGGTTCACTCGCCGCAGCGGGGGACGCCTATCGGCACCGCGTCGGTTTCGTCCCTTGA